One segment of Streptomyces sp. TG1A-8 DNA contains the following:
- a CDS encoding MFS transporter has product MPLTLERHGGSSAYGLAIGLNSLLVVVLQLPLTRLTAGWGPVLPGAALLAGVGFGLYSVAHSPVPLLLATCVWTLGEIVGSPAQVDLVIRLSPTHGRGRYQGINNLSFTLAALASPLVSGWFLDAFGPTALWTSAAACGACVALGYRLLQRRTGNAAARGN; this is encoded by the coding sequence TTGCCCCTCACGTTGGAGCGGCACGGCGGAAGCAGCGCCTACGGTCTCGCCATCGGCCTCAACAGCCTGCTCGTCGTGGTGCTGCAACTGCCGCTGACCCGTCTCACCGCCGGTTGGGGCCCCGTGCTGCCGGGCGCCGCACTGCTGGCGGGAGTCGGCTTCGGTCTCTACTCGGTCGCTCACTCGCCCGTGCCGCTGCTGCTGGCCACCTGTGTCTGGACACTCGGCGAGATCGTCGGTTCGCCCGCCCAGGTGGACCTGGTGATCCGCCTGTCGCCCACCCACGGCCGTGGCCGTTACCAGGGGATCAACAACCTGTCCTTCACGCTCGCGGCACTGGCGTCCCCCCTCGTGAGCGGCTGGTTCCTGGACGCCTTCGGCCCCACGGCCCTGTGGACGTCCGCTGCGGCCTGCGGCGCGTGCGTCGCCCTCGGCTACCGCCTCCTGCAGCGCCGCACGGGGAACGCGGCGGCGCGGGGGAACTGA
- a CDS encoding MFS transporter, which produces MLLAESKDFRNIWLGETSAHFGGQLTSFLLPLIAVTYVHADGTGVGLVSAVQFVPVVALSLIAGFLVDRYPPRRTLVTASLVQGAALAGLGAFQAADGLAFGQLVVVAAVIGVATVFYEVAYQSTLPRILPVGSIAAANGLHQATYSISTLAGPAAAGFLVGRLGLSPALTVAAACSAGAAVGGLLLRGVKAPEEPREPALKAIGSGLRYTWSLRPVRDLCVQAGLSNLHEKAFLTVFLVFAVRGLGMSGTTVGVITGIGSVGALIGSLCANGLTRRWAVGGVLALGAVLAALGLLLVPVVSHGGVYVAVLASVAMMVNGFGVALFNVFAVSLRQTIPPEHRIGAVTASYRLVALGTLPLGAVVGGALADALSPGTALWVVGLSYLVVSFWLTFSPLRAAHTLEEAQKLARRTDATADAGRFPPV; this is translated from the coding sequence ATGCTGCTTGCGGAGAGCAAGGATTTCCGCAACATCTGGCTGGGGGAAACCTCGGCGCATTTCGGTGGACAGCTGACCAGTTTTCTCCTACCGCTGATCGCGGTCACGTACGTCCACGCCGACGGCACCGGAGTGGGACTCGTCTCGGCGGTGCAGTTCGTCCCCGTGGTGGCGCTCTCGCTGATCGCCGGTTTCCTGGTCGACAGGTATCCGCCGCGCCGCACCCTCGTCACCGCCAGCCTCGTCCAGGGCGCGGCACTGGCGGGACTGGGTGCCTTCCAGGCGGCCGACGGACTGGCTTTCGGCCAACTCGTCGTCGTTGCCGCCGTCATCGGTGTCGCCACCGTCTTCTACGAGGTCGCCTACCAGTCCACCCTGCCCAGGATCCTGCCGGTGGGCTCCATCGCCGCGGCCAACGGTCTGCATCAGGCGACGTACTCGATCAGCACCCTCGCCGGTCCGGCCGCGGCAGGCTTCCTCGTGGGCCGTCTGGGGCTGTCGCCCGCCCTGACGGTGGCCGCCGCGTGCTCGGCCGGAGCGGCGGTCGGCGGTCTGCTGCTGCGGGGTGTCAAGGCCCCCGAGGAACCTCGTGAACCGGCACTGAAGGCGATCGGCTCCGGGCTCCGCTACACCTGGTCGCTGCGCCCCGTCCGTGACCTGTGCGTCCAGGCCGGGCTGTCGAACCTGCACGAGAAGGCGTTCCTCACCGTCTTCCTGGTGTTCGCCGTCCGCGGACTCGGCATGAGCGGCACCACCGTGGGCGTGATCACCGGTATCGGCAGCGTGGGTGCCCTGATCGGCTCCCTCTGCGCCAACGGGCTCACCAGGCGGTGGGCCGTCGGCGGTGTGCTGGCCCTGGGGGCGGTACTGGCCGCGCTCGGCCTGCTGCTCGTACCGGTCGTCAGCCACGGCGGCGTGTACGTCGCCGTGCTCGCGTCCGTCGCCATGATGGTGAACGGCTTCGGCGTGGCACTGTTCAACGTCTTCGCCGTGAGCCTGCGGCAGACCATTCCGCCGGAGCACCGGATCGGAGCGGTGACCGCGAGCTACCGGCTGGTGGCCCTGGGCACACTGCCCCTGGGCGCGGTCGTCGGAGGCGCCCTGGCCGACGCCCTGTCCCCCGGTACCGCCCTGTGGGTCGTGGGGCTCTCCTACCTCGTCGTCTCGTTCTGGCTGACGTTCTCCCCCCTTCGGGCGGCCCACACCCTGGAGGAGGCGCAGAAGCTCGCTCGCAGGACGGACGCGACCGCGGACGCCGGCCGCTTCCCCCCGGTGTGA
- a CDS encoding LuxR family transcriptional regulator — translation MVLFGRGEELGDMSALAEAALRGRGQAVFLGGPSGVSGTAFLDALDEAHASSFRVLRVTGHPDEAVLSFAAAERLVAPVYDRVEELPAPQRTALRVVFGLEEGSVDPLLLYMGVTRALQAAAGHTPLMILVDDFHLLDQESARVISFLSRRIDTAAILLVCAGADGHERHAGRIEGERPTLPPLGGTARLELREERKPACATKMKKRFVGTSRGIPALLRRAASGSTPGQLAGRAPLPGGPAFPDVPTGTAALGKDGAEPPRTSGAPDRSAGHGPVPASGHVSSTGPHPASRAALPAFDGFSAAMADGDFRRSEAAVETIETAERSLALGDTDRCADLLRRAEPLPSAEQRERYLRLQAVHTLLTRSPSGAVGQLLAAARTAKDAAFARDTLNIAIAAAWLAGNPSRLAEVRDAGAQPRGLPYLQPDADSTEGLVLLRILAGPWDPADRVGAGATGADRATGQEAARVPLPGFPMLPDSGLTDDPERHLAYYTGLLRRAVDGGEWGSVPVAAYWTACLEAWLGRWTEAMEHARLGLSSAERTRQDVLTGHLRSLLARLHGILGDVAACTAEAEACLRESATCVQDSVRLMARGALVFAALSEGRLEDAPGLLPLSATDVGESVSGGRGSLVVSDLIEAACRTFEVLRAAELLAVWKRCGPEARARGTEFLVLRCEALLEEDPDGMERRFREALALPYPNEFERGRTRLLFGERLRRARRPRSAREELVAAVDAFRSVGAPLWVDRAQRELDACAVRPSPAEEGWQALTVQERQVLQLAGLGMTNRQIAQKLFISPRTVGYHLYKAFPKLHIRSRRQIGAVVPASSGP, via the coding sequence ATGGTGCTTTTCGGTCGTGGCGAGGAGTTAGGCGACATGTCCGCTCTGGCGGAAGCCGCGCTGCGGGGGAGGGGGCAGGCCGTGTTCCTCGGCGGCCCATCGGGAGTCAGCGGAACCGCCTTCCTCGATGCGCTCGACGAGGCGCACGCCTCGTCGTTCCGGGTGCTGCGGGTCACCGGTCATCCTGACGAGGCCGTCCTGTCCTTCGCGGCCGCCGAGCGGTTGGTCGCTCCGGTTTACGACAGGGTCGAGGAACTACCCGCGCCGCAACGCACGGCACTGCGGGTCGTCTTCGGTCTCGAAGAGGGCTCCGTGGACCCCCTCCTCCTGTACATGGGGGTGACGAGGGCCCTGCAAGCGGCGGCGGGACACACCCCGCTCATGATCCTCGTCGACGACTTCCACCTGCTCGACCAGGAATCGGCACGGGTCATCTCCTTCTTGTCCCGGCGGATCGACACAGCGGCGATTCTCCTGGTGTGCGCCGGCGCCGACGGACACGAGCGGCACGCGGGCCGGATCGAAGGGGAGCGGCCGACCCTGCCGCCACTCGGTGGGACCGCCCGCCTCGAGCTCCGGGAAGAGCGGAAACCCGCGTGCGCGACCAAGATGAAGAAACGTTTCGTCGGGACGTCCAGAGGAATCCCCGCGCTGCTGCGCCGTGCTGCGAGCGGGTCGACGCCCGGCCAGCTCGCCGGACGGGCTCCCCTGCCCGGGGGCCCCGCCTTTCCGGACGTGCCGACCGGCACCGCAGCGCTCGGCAAGGACGGCGCCGAACCGCCCCGGACCTCCGGGGCGCCCGACCGGAGTGCCGGACACGGCCCGGTGCCGGCTTCCGGTCACGTGTCCTCCACCGGCCCGCATCCTGCTTCCCGGGCCGCGCTGCCCGCCTTCGACGGGTTCTCCGCCGCGATGGCCGACGGGGACTTCCGAAGGTCCGAAGCCGCCGTCGAAACGATCGAAACGGCGGAACGGTCCCTCGCCCTGGGCGACACCGACCGCTGCGCGGACCTCCTTCGAAGGGCCGAACCGCTCCCATCGGCCGAACAGCGGGAGCGGTACCTCAGGCTCCAGGCCGTCCACACACTGCTGACCCGTTCCCCCTCCGGCGCGGTCGGGCAGTTGCTGGCGGCGGCACGCACGGCGAAGGACGCGGCGTTCGCGCGCGACACGCTCAACATCGCGATCGCCGCGGCCTGGCTGGCGGGGAACCCGTCCCGGCTCGCGGAGGTGAGGGACGCCGGGGCGCAGCCGCGCGGCCTTCCGTACCTGCAGCCGGACGCCGACTCCACCGAGGGGTTGGTGCTGCTGCGGATCCTGGCCGGACCGTGGGATCCCGCCGACCGGGTCGGCGCAGGAGCGACCGGGGCGGACCGGGCAACCGGCCAGGAGGCCGCGCGCGTTCCGCTGCCCGGGTTCCCCATGCTGCCGGACTCCGGACTGACGGACGATCCCGAGCGACACCTGGCGTACTACACCGGTCTGCTGCGGCGTGCCGTGGACGGCGGCGAGTGGGGGTCCGTGCCGGTGGCCGCGTACTGGACGGCCTGTCTGGAAGCATGGCTGGGACGGTGGACCGAAGCGATGGAGCACGCCCGTCTGGGACTGTCGAGCGCGGAACGTACCCGGCAGGACGTCCTCACCGGTCATCTGCGGAGCCTGCTCGCCCGGTTGCACGGCATCCTGGGCGACGTGGCGGCCTGTACCGCCGAGGCCGAGGCGTGCCTGAGGGAGTCGGCCACCTGCGTCCAGGACTCCGTCCGGCTGATGGCACGGGGCGCCCTGGTCTTCGCGGCCCTGAGCGAGGGACGGCTGGAGGACGCGCCCGGGCTGCTGCCGCTGTCCGCCACCGATGTCGGCGAATCGGTGTCGGGCGGCCGCGGCTCGCTCGTCGTGTCGGACCTGATCGAAGCGGCCTGCCGCACGTTCGAGGTGCTCCGGGCCGCGGAGTTGCTGGCCGTGTGGAAACGGTGCGGTCCCGAGGCCCGCGCCCGTGGGACCGAGTTCCTCGTGTTGCGTTGCGAGGCGCTGCTGGAGGAGGACCCCGACGGCATGGAACGGAGGTTCCGCGAGGCGCTGGCGCTTCCGTACCCCAACGAGTTCGAGCGGGGCCGGACGCGGCTGCTGTTCGGCGAACGGCTCAGGAGAGCCCGGCGGCCGCGGTCGGCGCGCGAGGAACTGGTGGCCGCCGTGGACGCCTTCCGGTCGGTCGGCGCACCGCTGTGGGTCGACCGCGCCCAGCGTGAACTGGACGCCTGCGCCGTACGCCCGTCCCCGGCGGAGGAGGGGTGGCAGGCGCTCACCGTGCAGGAGCGGCAGGTGCTGCAGCTCGCCGGGCTGGGGATGACGAACCGTCAGATAGCCCAGAAGCTGTTCATCAGCCCGCGTACGGTCGGCTACCACCTCTACAAGGCGTTCCCGAAACTGCACATCCGGTCACGCCGGCAGATCGGCGCGGTGGTACCGGCGAGCTCCGGCCCCTGA
- a CDS encoding phenylacetate--CoA ligase family protein, protein MGPIQQFTPKQLRERYETVLEENTYQGILFPRIHEEYKRSCAAEYTPAGLEAFRRARLEEALRHAGEHVPHYRALIARNRVADPLGTLRALPLLDKETVRKDPDGLLSGTLQPDRCRVASTSGTSGIPLRFVVDEDHLVHTYAARVRMAVRFTDRLHYKLLMPYQGWLQGGWFEYVAPGFGLARMAEFGTTAPPGPEDGDLAVRASAYAPDIVFGHPSSCLRLATALAATGRSITPRAVMTFGERLLPGARETLAQAYGAPVTDSYGMREFGTIAAQCAQDAYHIEAERLWVEVVDAEGVPRPLGERGELVVSNLVNRAMPLLRYRTGDVGALDPEPCGCGSPFPVLRLIEGRETSGVTLPSGRTVSGGEFSRVVRTRPVARFQLALYGDELLELRVLPAGYAELDTERLAEELTLLVAGELPVRVREVRAGEFAGSGERKHVDIVRLPADEA, encoded by the coding sequence GTGGGGCCCATTCAGCAGTTCACCCCGAAGCAGTTGCGTGAGAGGTACGAGACGGTCCTTGAGGAGAACACGTACCAGGGCATTCTCTTCCCGCGCATCCACGAGGAGTACAAGCGCTCCTGCGCGGCGGAGTACACCCCGGCCGGCTTGGAAGCGTTCCGCCGTGCACGGCTCGAGGAGGCCCTGCGCCACGCGGGCGAGCACGTGCCGCACTACCGTGCCCTCATCGCCCGGAACCGGGTCGCGGATCCGCTGGGCACGCTGCGCGCCCTGCCCCTGCTCGACAAGGAGACGGTCCGCAAGGACCCGGACGGCCTGCTCAGCGGCACCCTGCAGCCGGACAGGTGCAGGGTCGCCTCGACGTCCGGCACCTCCGGCATACCGCTGCGCTTCGTCGTGGACGAGGACCACCTCGTTCACACCTACGCGGCCCGCGTGCGCATGGCCGTGCGCTTCACCGACCGCCTCCACTACAAGCTCTTGATGCCCTACCAAGGATGGTTGCAAGGCGGTTGGTTCGAATACGTGGCGCCCGGATTCGGACTCGCCCGCATGGCGGAGTTCGGTACGACCGCGCCTCCGGGCCCCGAGGACGGTGACCTCGCGGTCAGGGCCTCCGCCTACGCACCCGACATCGTCTTCGGCCACCCCTCGTCCTGCCTGCGCCTCGCAACGGCGCTGGCCGCCACGGGGCGTTCCATCACCCCTCGTGCGGTCATGACGTTCGGCGAGCGGCTGCTGCCCGGAGCCCGCGAGACCCTGGCGCAGGCTTACGGCGCACCCGTCACGGACAGCTATGGCATGCGTGAATTCGGCACCATCGCCGCGCAGTGCGCCCAGGATGCCTACCACATCGAGGCGGAGCGGCTCTGGGTCGAGGTCGTCGACGCGGAGGGAGTTCCGCGACCGCTCGGCGAGAGGGGCGAACTGGTCGTCAGCAACCTGGTCAACAGGGCGATGCCGTTGTTGCGCTACCGCACCGGGGACGTCGGCGCCCTCGACCCCGAGCCCTGCGGATGCGGGTCCCCGTTTCCGGTGCTTCGCCTGATCGAAGGCCGCGAGACCTCCGGCGTGACCCTGCCGAGCGGGCGGACCGTCTCAGGCGGCGAGTTCTCCCGCGTCGTGCGTACGCGTCCCGTCGCACGATTCCAACTCGCCCTGTACGGAGACGAACTACTGGAACTGCGCGTCCTGCCCGCCGGGTACGCCGAACTCGACACGGAGCGCCTGGCCGAGGAGCTCACCCTCCTCGTCGCCGGCGAACTGCCCGTCCGCGTGCGCGAGGTGCGGGCCGGGGAGTTCGCCGGCAGCGGGGAGCGCAAACACGTGGACATCGTGAGGCTGCCGGCCGACGAGGCATGA
- a CDS encoding MFS transporter codes for MTTRTARRLREVLRQEFHGLPGAYWWLWTSTLINRLGSFVATFLALHITVDLGRSASFAGLVGALYGLGGTAASVVAGVATDRLGRRPTILVAQSATAAAVVWLALARDAAAVAVCACLCGFFVNASRPALQAMMIDIVPPRDRVRAYTLNYWATNVGLGLSASAAGAVAHHGYAFLFYGQAAAMVLCAAVVFAKLPESRPEEDGGNAPRRPSPPGPRALPGSPSARFWGTARSWCWPSSTCCWPPSSNWLTSDCPSRWSGTAEAAPTVSPSASTACSSWCCNCR; via the coding sequence GTGACGACCCGCACCGCCCGGCGCCTGCGCGAGGTCCTGCGGCAGGAGTTCCACGGACTGCCCGGAGCCTACTGGTGGTTGTGGACCAGTACCCTGATCAACCGCCTGGGATCCTTCGTCGCCACCTTCCTCGCGCTCCACATCACCGTGGACCTGGGACGTTCTGCGTCCTTCGCGGGGTTGGTCGGCGCCCTGTACGGTCTCGGCGGCACGGCCGCGTCCGTGGTCGCCGGGGTGGCGACCGACCGCCTGGGGCGCCGTCCGACCATCCTGGTGGCCCAATCGGCCACGGCGGCGGCGGTGGTGTGGCTGGCACTCGCCCGGGACGCTGCCGCCGTCGCCGTCTGCGCCTGTCTGTGCGGCTTCTTCGTGAACGCCTCGCGCCCGGCCCTCCAGGCGATGATGATCGACATCGTGCCGCCGCGGGACCGGGTCAGGGCCTACACCCTCAACTACTGGGCCACCAACGTCGGACTCGGTCTGTCGGCAAGTGCCGCCGGCGCCGTCGCCCACCACGGCTACGCCTTCCTCTTCTACGGCCAGGCCGCCGCCATGGTGCTGTGCGCGGCCGTGGTCTTCGCCAAGCTGCCCGAGTCCCGCCCCGAGGAGGACGGGGGAAACGCACCGCGGCGTCCGTCCCCGCCCGGGCCGCGCGCCCTACCGGGGTCTCCCTCGGCACGGTTCTGGGGGACCGCCCGTTCATGGTGCTGGCCGTCCTCAACCTGCTGCTGGCCACCGTCTTCCAACTGGCTTACGTCGGATTGCCCCTCACGTTGGAGCGGCACGGCGGAAGCAGCGCCTACGGTCTCGCCATCGGCCTCAACAGCCTGCTCGTCGTGGTGCTGCAACTGCCGCTGA
- a CDS encoding methyltransferase, whose translation MNEASPVQQSPHEIIKIATAFWTSKVVLSAVELGVFTELVRRPATAEELSAALSLKGRGARDFFDVLVSVGLLEREEGVYRTSALSAAYLNPDDPVSDISGYLLYLNSVYPSRTLLSDCLRTGERLNYDQALAQAATGRAAGTAPGARMLPVGADDDTFGEAFATPDQVTGFVRSMTGYSMGAHLALTDAFDWSGVREVVDVGCSEGAFLAHVLRAHPHLRGTGFDRPQVGDRFAGHVGAAGIADRAHLVTGDFFTDPLPAGDVVVMGHVLHDWDLDTKRMLISKAYDALPEGGRLLVYESLIDDERRVNTTGLIMSLNVSLVSVGGLGYTGAECTSWMTDAGFREASVSHLDGPEYMVVGVK comes from the coding sequence ATGAACGAAGCCAGCCCCGTCCAGCAGTCACCGCACGAGATCATCAAGATCGCCACGGCGTTCTGGACGTCGAAGGTCGTGCTCAGCGCCGTGGAACTGGGCGTGTTCACGGAGCTCGTGCGCCGTCCCGCCACGGCCGAGGAGCTGTCCGCCGCCCTGTCGCTCAAGGGCCGCGGCGCACGCGACTTCTTCGACGTGCTGGTGTCCGTGGGTCTGCTCGAACGGGAGGAGGGCGTCTACCGGACGTCCGCCCTGTCCGCCGCGTACCTGAACCCGGACGACCCGGTCTCGGACATCTCCGGATACCTGCTCTACCTGAACTCCGTCTATCCGTCCCGCACTCTGCTCAGCGACTGCCTGCGGACCGGCGAACGCCTCAACTACGACCAGGCGCTCGCCCAGGCGGCGACCGGCCGAGCCGCCGGCACCGCTCCGGGCGCGCGCATGCTGCCGGTCGGCGCCGATGACGACACGTTCGGCGAAGCCTTCGCCACGCCCGACCAGGTCACCGGCTTCGTGCGGTCGATGACCGGCTACAGCATGGGCGCCCACCTGGCCCTCACCGACGCCTTCGACTGGTCCGGGGTGCGCGAGGTGGTCGACGTGGGCTGCTCGGAGGGTGCCTTCCTCGCCCACGTGCTCCGCGCCCACCCGCACCTGCGGGGCACCGGCTTCGACCGGCCCCAGGTCGGCGACCGGTTCGCGGGTCACGTGGGGGCCGCCGGCATCGCGGACCGGGCCCACCTGGTCACCGGCGACTTCTTCACGGACCCGCTGCCCGCGGGTGACGTCGTCGTCATGGGCCACGTGCTCCACGACTGGGACCTCGACACCAAGCGGATGCTGATCTCCAAGGCGTACGACGCGCTGCCCGAAGGGGGCCGGCTGCTGGTGTACGAGTCCCTCATCGACGACGAGCGCCGCGTGAACACCACGGGCTTGATCATGAGCCTGAACGTGTCGCTGGTGTCGGTCGGCGGACTGGGCTACACCGGTGCGGAGTGCACCTCGTGGATGACGGACGCGGGCTTCCGGGAGGCATCGGTGTCCCACCTCGACGGACCCGAGTACATGGTGGTCGGCGTGAAGTGA
- a CDS encoding radical SAM protein, whose translation MTTVCFVVPQDEFQRLFLQQPVDVLNAAAVLEAEGFDVRLWDRRLASLPPAGVVPDLAVLVTAVADRAQCYPLDLAPSRDAVREMRAQWPGTPVVACGPHGTHLPEVTLRDLGVDHVARGENDSAAVQAVRDIVSGRALTPVLPMAGTYPDLDTDAWPLPAYHLVDSGDYTAEVVVEGRARRGPAGLVLGVRGCSYGCTFCHLPFGTRMRPRAVSRTMREITALRDRGMDSLFFLDYVFGLHPTYYDDLCREMTGTGVRWTGQTRAEVVLRSDVTRWAQAGCTGMWLGAESPGVADAGVGKRVSVEKVTAAVRKLGDAGITPLAFVLLGLPDDPACQADRLVDWAAGLPALFGLNQLVLRPGTRLYDDLAARYTGGAAPAHWTQVEDVTRRYRSAYPADLDDQWERLMRLPNYLGNAMATA comes from the coding sequence ATGACCACCGTGTGCTTCGTCGTCCCCCAGGACGAGTTCCAGCGACTCTTCCTCCAGCAGCCCGTCGACGTCCTCAACGCCGCCGCAGTCCTGGAGGCGGAGGGTTTCGACGTCCGCCTCTGGGACCGCCGGTTGGCGTCCCTGCCCCCGGCGGGGGTGGTCCCCGACCTGGCCGTGCTGGTCACGGCCGTCGCCGACCGCGCCCAGTGCTACCCCCTGGACCTCGCGCCCAGCCGCGACGCCGTACGGGAGATGCGCGCCCAGTGGCCGGGGACCCCGGTCGTCGCCTGCGGTCCGCACGGCACGCACCTTCCCGAGGTCACCCTTCGCGACCTGGGCGTCGACCACGTGGCGCGCGGCGAGAACGACTCCGCGGCGGTGCAGGCGGTGCGCGACATCGTCTCGGGCCGCGCCCTCACCCCCGTGCTGCCGATGGCGGGCACCTACCCCGACCTGGACACCGACGCCTGGCCGCTGCCCGCCTACCACCTCGTCGACAGCGGCGACTACACCGCCGAGGTGGTCGTCGAGGGACGTGCCCGCCGCGGACCGGCCGGACTCGTCCTCGGGGTGCGCGGCTGCAGTTACGGATGCACCTTCTGCCACCTTCCGTTCGGCACCCGCATGCGTCCCCGCGCCGTCTCCCGCACGATGCGGGAGATCACCGCGCTGCGCGACCGCGGGATGGACTCCCTCTTCTTCCTCGACTACGTCTTCGGCCTGCATCCCACCTACTACGACGACCTGTGCCGTGAGATGACCGGCACCGGCGTCCGCTGGACCGGCCAGACCCGCGCCGAGGTGGTCCTGCGCAGCGACGTCACGCGCTGGGCGCAGGCGGGCTGCACCGGCATGTGGCTCGGTGCCGAGTCGCCCGGTGTCGCGGACGCCGGGGTCGGCAAGCGCGTGTCGGTGGAGAAGGTCACCGCCGCGGTGCGAAAGCTCGGCGACGCCGGCATCACCCCGCTCGCCTTCGTGCTCCTCGGTCTCCCCGACGACCCCGCGTGCCAGGCGGACCGCCTGGTCGACTGGGCGGCCGGCCTCCCCGCGCTGTTCGGGCTCAACCAGCTCGTCCTGCGCCCCGGCACACGCCTGTACGACGACCTCGCCGCCCGCTACACGGGCGGGGCCGCACCGGCCCACTGGACCCAGGTGGAGGACGTCACACGGCGCTACCGCAGCGCCTACCCGGCCGACCTCGACGACCAGTGGGAGCGGCTGATGCGCCTGCCCAACTACCTGGGCAACGCCATGGCGACCGCCTGA
- a CDS encoding NAD-binding protein — protein sequence MAGEFVAEVEQTREQGTDAADVPLLFGTVRGTGTVAEALVHAERTARRLPDVAVTALAPHAGATVLTIRDGLGGVPVRVEVRPLADEPARTLEPLVPAAPGWQASVLAPPGESHRARALLDALHHHADVYSEAEADALWRSMPLLRRFADDDGTAPFSDWALIFRDHYVENSVGFLLAAERAGVQSRWIYALAKGDRTANRHRVHAWFVHRGYRSAVLDNSVVDGTCSPAEAAAAHRTATDVDDFIRRAHRDGRRVLVVDDGGLLAQGTSGRRMVSEPVDAALELTVSGLKRISAAPAVDLPVFNLARSEVKSVIAYNEIADSCLRRVRAIVPNQKFVGRRVLVTGYGTLGARLAQQLRATGCRVTVVDSDPLMLVQAAEHGFDTRRTVARALRDTRPFLIVSSAGEPVLHEDDLGLLPDGLLLAGFATKDFSLLHTGRAGAPAQPVPGLGVRYGLPNGRHVLMLGDGRSLNLFEYEGIPNRGYDAYRAATLIAARELCGNHAAYAPGVHVEPVNEAVRRAGLLDAYYDLYLQDDSSTDPAPAGGTAAQRDGGAA from the coding sequence GTGGCTGGAGAGTTCGTCGCCGAAGTCGAGCAGACCCGGGAACAGGGCACGGACGCCGCCGACGTCCCGCTGCTCTTCGGGACGGTACGGGGCACCGGGACCGTCGCGGAGGCGCTCGTCCACGCCGAGCGCACCGCGCGCCGACTGCCGGACGTCGCCGTCACGGCCTTGGCGCCGCACGCCGGGGCCACCGTGCTGACCATCCGCGACGGTCTCGGCGGGGTGCCCGTCCGGGTCGAGGTCCGCCCCCTCGCGGACGAGCCCGCCCGCACCCTGGAACCGCTCGTTCCCGCCGCCCCGGGGTGGCAGGCGTCCGTACTGGCCCCGCCCGGCGAGTCCCACCGGGCGCGCGCACTGCTCGACGCCCTGCACCACCACGCCGACGTGTACAGCGAGGCCGAAGCCGACGCGCTGTGGCGGTCCATGCCCCTGCTGCGGCGGTTCGCCGACGATGACGGGACAGCGCCGTTCTCGGACTGGGCCCTGATCTTCCGCGACCACTACGTGGAGAACAGCGTGGGCTTCCTGCTGGCCGCCGAACGCGCCGGCGTCCAGAGCCGGTGGATCTACGCGCTGGCCAAGGGCGACCGCACCGCCAACCGCCACCGCGTGCACGCCTGGTTCGTGCACCGCGGTTACCGCAGTGCGGTGCTGGACAACTCGGTGGTCGACGGAACGTGCTCGCCCGCCGAGGCGGCCGCCGCCCACCGCACCGCCACGGACGTGGACGACTTCATCCGCCGCGCGCACCGCGACGGCCGGCGCGTCCTGGTCGTCGACGACGGTGGTTTGCTGGCGCAGGGAACGAGCGGGCGCCGCATGGTGAGCGAGCCGGTGGACGCCGCCCTGGAGCTGACCGTCAGCGGGCTGAAACGCATCTCGGCGGCACCGGCGGTCGACCTTCCGGTGTTCAACCTGGCCAGGTCCGAGGTCAAGAGCGTCATCGCGTACAACGAAATAGCCGACTCCTGCCTGCGCCGGGTCCGCGCGATCGTCCCGAACCAGAAGTTCGTCGGCCGGCGCGTACTGGTCACCGGTTACGGCACCCTCGGCGCCCGGCTCGCCCAGCAGCTCCGGGCCACCGGCTGCCGGGTGACGGTCGTGGACAGCGATCCGCTCATGCTCGTGCAGGCGGCCGAGCACGGCTTCGACACCCGCCGCACGGTGGCCCGAGCGCTCCGGGACACCAGGCCCTTCCTCATCGTCTCCAGCGCCGGCGAACCCGTGCTGCACGAGGACGATCTCGGTCTGCTCCCCGACGGGCTCCTCCTGGCCGGCTTCGCCACCAAGGACTTCAGCCTGCTGCACACCGGCCGGGCGGGCGCCCCGGCACAGCCCGTCCCAGGACTCGGGGTGCGTTACGGCCTCCCGAACGGACGCCACGTCCTGATGCTCGGTGACGGACGCTCCCTGAACCTCTTCGAGTACGAGGGCATACCCAACCGCGGCTACGACGCCTACCGGGCCGCGACCCTGATCGCCGCCCGCGAACTGTGCGGCAACCACGCGGCGTACGCCCCCGGGGTGCACGTCGAACCCGTCAACGAGGCCGTGCGCCGCGCCGGCCTGCTGGACGCCTACTACGACCTCTACCTACAGGACGACTCCAGTACCGACCCGGCGCCGGCCGGCGGGACGGCGGCACAGCGGGACGGCGGCGCGGCGTGA